A part of Schistosoma mansoni strain Puerto Rico chromosome W, complete genome genomic DNA contains:
- a CDS encoding putative lipopolysaccharide-induced transcription factor regulating tumor necrosis factor alpha, translating to MKTPIVHQPTGLASTVFYGPQPVSSSCDICMNKITTIVHYRKGACTWMACTGIALLGGIFGCCLIPFYVNSCKDAYHSCPECGTLLGVYKRI from the exons ATGA AAACACCTATAGTTCATCAGCCTACAGGTTTGGCATCCACTGTGTTCTATGGCCCTCAACCTGTCTCTTCATCATGTGATATTTGCATGAATAAGATTACTACAATAGTTCACTACCGTAAAGGAGCATGTACTTGGATGGCTTGTACTGGAATAGCATTACTTGG CGGTATATTCGGATGCTGTTTAATACCATTCTATGTAAATTCATGCAAAGATGCTTATCACAGCTGTCCAGAATGTGGAACATTACTTGGAGTTTATAAACGTATCTAA